In the Holophagales bacterium genome, one interval contains:
- a CDS encoding deoxynucleoside kinase → MGAPSAEKFPLRHIAIEGPIGVGKTSLAGLLAKRFSGTQVLEDVKNPFLADFYDGRKGAAFQTQIYFLLSRYGQQQEIAQMDLFKELVIADYTFAKDKIFANLTLSDEEMRLYEKVWAPLSEALPKPDLVIHLTASVDTCLSRIKQRGRSFEKSITADYLKQLTEAYNYFFHHYRETPLLVVDTNQIDFVKRKEDLEDLIRQITRPFRGTQFYVPRGSR, encoded by the coding sequence GCACATTGCGATCGAAGGACCGATCGGCGTCGGGAAGACCTCGCTCGCCGGGCTCCTCGCCAAGCGCTTCTCCGGCACGCAGGTCCTCGAGGACGTCAAGAACCCGTTCCTCGCCGACTTCTACGACGGGCGCAAGGGCGCGGCCTTCCAGACGCAGATCTACTTCCTGCTCTCGCGCTACGGCCAGCAGCAGGAGATCGCGCAGATGGACCTCTTCAAGGAGCTGGTCATCGCCGACTACACGTTCGCCAAGGACAAGATCTTCGCGAACCTGACGCTCAGCGACGAGGAGATGCGGCTCTACGAGAAGGTCTGGGCGCCGCTCTCCGAGGCGCTGCCGAAACCCGACCTCGTCATCCACCTCACGGCGAGCGTCGACACCTGCCTCTCGCGCATCAAGCAGCGCGGCCGGTCGTTCGAGAAGTCGATCACGGCCGACTACCTGAAGCAGCTCACCGAGGCCTACAACTACTTCTTCCACCACTACCGCGAGACCCCGCTTCTCGTCGTGGACACGAACCAGATAGACTTCGTGAAACGGAAGGAGGATCTGGAGGACCTGATCCGCCAGATCACCCGGCCGTTCCGCGGTACCCAGTTCTACGTGCCGCGCGGATCCCGCTAG
- a CDS encoding zinc-ribbon domain containing protein, which produces MYTDKSIPCIDCGAPFTFTANEQEFYAQKGFSNEPKRCKICRDKRKNSGMGDGGSRQLFSVTCDACGKATQVPFNPTNGKPVYCRDCYRDRRTGMGR; this is translated from the coding sequence ATGTATACCGACAAGTCCATCCCCTGTATCGACTGCGGCGCCCCCTTCACCTTCACGGCGAACGAGCAGGAGTTCTACGCCCAGAAGGGCTTCTCCAACGAGCCCAAGCGCTGCAAGATCTGCCGCGACAAGCGGAAGAACTCCGGCATGGGCGACGGCGGCTCCCGCCAGCTGTTCAGCGTCACCTGCGACGCGTGCGGCAAGGCGACCCAGGTTCCGTTCAACCCGACGAACGGCAAGCCGGTCTACTGCCGCGATTGCTACCGCGATCGCCGCACGGGCATGGGCCGCTGA
- a CDS encoding aspartate 1-decarboxylase, protein MKLTMLKAKIHRATVTCAHLDYEGSVTIDKTLLTAAGILPYERVEIYNVTRGTRLATYAIEGEAGSGAIEINGAAAHLAGRGDLVILAAYCEMTPEEAPFHRPRLVFVDERNRIAELKASETPHTLPAEV, encoded by the coding sequence ATGAAGCTCACGATGCTCAAGGCCAAGATCCACCGTGCCACCGTCACCTGCGCCCACCTCGACTACGAGGGCTCGGTGACGATCGACAAGACGCTCCTGACGGCCGCCGGGATCCTCCCCTACGAACGTGTCGAGATTTACAACGTGACGCGGGGGACGCGCCTCGCGACCTACGCCATCGAGGGGGAGGCCGGCTCGGGCGCGATCGAGATCAACGGCGCCGCGGCCCACCTCGCCGGGCGGGGAGACCTCGTCATCCTGGCCGCCTACTGCGAGATGACCCCCGAAGAGGCCCCATTCCACCGTCCGCGCCTGGTTTTCGTCGACGAAAGGAACCGGATCGCCGAGCTGAAAGCCTCCGAGACACCCCATACCCTGCCGGCCGAGGTCTGA
- the panB gene encoding 3-methyl-2-oxobutanoate hydroxymethyltransferase, giving the protein MTKERIAALATGASSPETPEPVKAPRLTAPGLLALKGRRKIAALTAYDAPTAALLDAAGVDVLLVGDSIEMVVYGAADTLGATLDRMVAHAKAVSGAAKRALVVGDLPYLTYHTTPEEAVRNAARFVVEGGCRAVKLEGGVQRLPMIKAILSAEIPVMGHLGLTPQSVNALGGFKVQGRRATEARRLLDEAKKLVDAGIFALVLECVPADVAARITEAIPVPTIGIGAGAGCDGQILVFHDLVGLTVPGARTPRFVRRYADLGALVQKAAAAYVADVRAGSFPSEAESFASDPVDPADAAGVVLYAAGAQRR; this is encoded by the coding sequence ATGACGAAGGAACGGATCGCAGCGCTGGCGACGGGAGCCTCGAGCCCCGAGACGCCGGAGCCTGTGAAGGCGCCACGGCTCACCGCCCCCGGTCTTCTCGCGCTCAAGGGGCGCCGGAAGATCGCGGCGCTCACCGCCTACGACGCTCCGACGGCCGCGCTCCTCGACGCCGCGGGGGTCGACGTCCTCCTCGTCGGCGACTCCATCGAGATGGTCGTCTACGGCGCCGCCGACACGCTCGGCGCCACGCTCGACCGGATGGTCGCCCACGCGAAGGCCGTGTCGGGAGCGGCGAAGCGGGCGCTCGTCGTCGGCGACCTGCCGTACCTCACGTACCACACGACCCCCGAGGAGGCCGTGCGCAACGCGGCGCGCTTCGTCGTCGAGGGGGGCTGCCGGGCCGTGAAGCTCGAGGGCGGCGTCCAGCGCCTGCCGATGATCAAGGCGATCCTCTCGGCCGAGATCCCCGTCATGGGGCACCTCGGCCTGACGCCCCAGTCGGTGAACGCCCTCGGCGGCTTCAAGGTCCAGGGGCGGCGGGCCACGGAGGCGCGGCGCCTCCTCGACGAGGCGAAGAAGCTCGTCGACGCCGGCATCTTCGCCCTCGTCCTCGAGTGCGTTCCCGCCGACGTCGCCGCGCGGATCACGGAGGCGATTCCCGTCCCGACGATCGGCATCGGCGCCGGCGCCGGATGCGACGGGCAGATCCTCGTCTTCCACGACCTCGTCGGCCTCACGGTGCCGGGCGCCCGCACGCCCCGCTTCGTCCGGCGCTACGCCGACCTCGGCGCGCTCGTCCAGAAGGCCGCCGCCGCGTACGTCGCCGACGTGAGAGCTGGGAGCTTTCCCTCGGAAGCGGAATCCTTCGCGTCCGACCCTGTCGACCCGGCCGATGCCGCCGGGGTCGTCCTCTACGCCGCGGGAGCCCAGCGCCGGTGA
- a CDS encoding ATP-binding protein, with the protein MILRSTLRSVLQSPSFPEAPHPEVARSLASRIDLRPGRATVLTGVRRSGKSTLQAQLMRREGASFSCNLEDTRLFGLGPDDFAAFLSVLDELAGAGQPVFLDEVQEVDEWQKLVRALLDRGRAVCITGSNASLLGRELGTKLTGRHLSFEVFPFSYPEYRAFTGTEPGAASLRAWLEDGGFPGFLAERNDLVLQELLRDVVQRDVAGRHGLRGSRHVMTLLLFLYANTGQPFSFQRLTKNLAIPTVGQTSRYVELLEDAYLIFPVPKHATSYRQRVVAPARYYAIDNGLRRANSPQLQPDVGHRLENAVALHLRRQDRDLAWAGEKDAWECDFVTKDAAIQVCLELTPQNLARELRGVVAAARLPGRRRAVVVTLDQTDHLREDGVDVEIVPAWRFLD; encoded by the coding sequence GTGATATTACGAAGTACACTTCGATCGGTCCTGCAGAGCCCTTCTTTCCCGGAGGCGCCGCATCCCGAGGTCGCGCGAAGTCTCGCGTCGCGGATCGACCTTCGGCCGGGCCGGGCCACCGTTCTCACCGGCGTCAGGCGTTCGGGGAAGAGCACCCTCCAGGCGCAGCTCATGCGGCGCGAAGGTGCCTCCTTCTCCTGCAACCTCGAAGATACGCGCCTCTTCGGCCTGGGGCCGGACGACTTCGCGGCGTTCCTCTCGGTCCTCGACGAGCTGGCCGGCGCCGGGCAGCCGGTCTTTCTCGACGAGGTCCAGGAGGTCGACGAATGGCAGAAGCTCGTGCGCGCGCTCCTCGACCGCGGGCGGGCCGTCTGCATCACCGGCTCGAACGCCTCCCTCCTCGGGCGCGAGCTCGGCACGAAGCTCACCGGACGGCACCTCTCCTTCGAGGTCTTTCCCTTCAGCTACCCCGAGTACCGCGCCTTCACGGGGACGGAGCCCGGCGCCGCGTCCCTGCGAGCCTGGCTCGAAGACGGCGGCTTCCCGGGATTCCTCGCCGAGAGGAACGATCTCGTCCTGCAGGAGCTGCTGCGCGACGTCGTGCAGCGTGACGTCGCGGGCCGCCACGGCCTGCGCGGGTCCCGGCACGTCATGACGCTCCTCCTCTTTCTCTACGCGAACACGGGGCAGCCCTTCTCGTTCCAGCGCCTCACGAAGAACCTCGCCATTCCAACCGTCGGCCAGACCTCGCGCTACGTCGAGCTGCTCGAAGACGCCTACCTGATCTTCCCCGTGCCGAAGCACGCCACCTCCTATCGCCAGCGCGTCGTCGCCCCCGCGCGCTACTACGCCATAGACAACGGTCTCCGTCGCGCGAACTCGCCCCAGCTCCAGCCCGATGTCGGCCATCGCCTGGAGAACGCGGTCGCGCTCCACCTCCGCCGCCAGGACCGCGATCTCGCCTGGGCCGGTGAGAAGGACGCCTGGGAGTGCGACTTCGTCACCAAAGACGCCGCGATCCAGGTCTGCCTCGAGCTGACCCCGCAGAACCTCGCCCGCGAGCTGCGCGGCGTCGTCGCCGCCGCGCGCCTGCCCGGACGTCGCCGGGCCGTCGTCGTGACCCTCGACCAGACCGATCACCTGCGCGAAGACGGAGTCGACGTCGAGATCGTTCCGGCGTGGCGGTTCCTGGACTGA
- a CDS encoding alkane 1-monooxygenase, with product MQTHQGTGGMGGADVQRAWKRIKKYSYLIVFVLPGLVVLGVQFGGVAAYLTPFVAFVLIPLLDLLVGEDRVNTTPEEEKALDAERYYRLVTYAFVPVYWGVLAVVVHGAIAGGWTLSEYAGNTWSMGILSGIGIVVAHELGHKASRLEKRLAKALLHPTFYGHFTQEHNLGHHLMVSTPEDPASSRFGESFWRFYPRTVVGTFRKNLELERQRLARVGKSAWSLRNETWRNVLFPVALTAAAYAVGQLLAPEAPGLLGLGAGATAALVVVVQAVLGFSLLEIVNYLEHYGLERRRLPNGKYERVTPLHSWNSNHLVTNGFLYHLQRHSDHHAWPARRYQVLRNFPEAPQLPTGYAGMILLAAVPPLWFRVMDRRVLDFRERQARSEAVEGQGIVA from the coding sequence ATGCAGACGCACCAGGGAACGGGCGGGATGGGGGGGGCGGACGTGCAGCGCGCCTGGAAGCGGATCAAGAAGTACTCGTACCTCATCGTCTTCGTCCTGCCGGGTCTCGTCGTCCTCGGCGTGCAGTTCGGCGGCGTGGCAGCGTACCTGACGCCTTTCGTCGCGTTCGTCCTCATCCCGCTCCTCGACCTCCTCGTCGGCGAGGACCGCGTCAACACCACGCCGGAAGAGGAAAAGGCCCTCGACGCCGAGCGCTACTACCGCCTCGTCACCTACGCCTTCGTCCCGGTCTACTGGGGCGTCCTCGCGGTCGTCGTCCACGGCGCCATCGCCGGGGGCTGGACCCTCTCCGAGTACGCCGGCAACACCTGGTCGATGGGGATCCTCTCCGGCATCGGCATCGTCGTCGCGCACGAGCTGGGCCACAAGGCGAGCCGGCTCGAGAAGCGGCTCGCGAAGGCGCTCCTCCACCCGACCTTCTACGGGCACTTCACCCAGGAGCACAACCTCGGCCACCACCTCATGGTCTCGACGCCCGAAGACCCCGCCTCGTCGCGCTTCGGCGAGTCGTTCTGGCGGTTCTACCCGCGGACGGTCGTCGGCACCTTCCGCAAGAACCTCGAGCTCGAGCGGCAGCGCCTCGCCCGCGTGGGGAAGAGCGCCTGGAGCCTGCGCAACGAGACGTGGCGCAACGTCCTCTTCCCCGTCGCCCTCACCGCCGCCGCGTACGCCGTGGGCCAGCTCCTCGCGCCCGAGGCGCCCGGCCTCCTCGGCCTCGGCGCCGGCGCGACGGCGGCCCTCGTCGTCGTCGTCCAGGCCGTCCTCGGCTTCTCGCTCCTCGAGATCGTCAACTACCTCGAGCACTACGGCCTCGAGAGGCGCAGGCTCCCGAACGGCAAGTACGAGCGGGTCACGCCGCTCCACTCCTGGAACAGCAACCACCTCGTGACGAACGGCTTCCTCTACCACCTGCAGCGCCACTCCGACCACCACGCGTGGCCGGCGCGCCGCTACCAGGTTCTCCGCAACTTCCCCGAGGCGCCGCAGCTCCCCACGGGCTACGCCGGGATGATCCTCCTCGCCGCCGTCCCGCCCCTCTGGTTCCGGGTCATGGACCGCCGCGTCCTCGACTTCCGCGAGCGCCAGGCCCGCTCGGAGGCCGTGGAGGGGCAGGGGATCGTCGCGTAG
- a CDS encoding amino acid lyase has translation MPPLTRRNFAGACVAAGALGPLEALARAVSSTAAEASAPRPPVVDLVGDGIPLSPAEYATLLARLTQEGLAADEYSRGGAVEALEAQFAKLLGTEAAVFMPTGTLANHLAVRTLAGPRRRVAVQETSHFYNDSGDCAQTLSTLNLVPLAPGEATFKWEDVDRLLSRTASGRVATSVGAISIESPVRRLRNQAFDVAEMERISKEARARGIGLHLDGARLFAAAAVSGRAPAEYAALFDTVYVSLWKCFNAAGGAVLAGRKALLADMYHARRMFGGALWNAWPYAAVASHYAEGYLERLRRAFAVADDLVARLASDPELEAKKIPGGTSVFLLRPRRADPERMRKRLAQEGIVLPPPQDGAFWPRVNETLAGASAAELAASIQRAAVVAGPAPG, from the coding sequence ATGCCGCCCCTCACGCGACGAAACTTCGCCGGCGCCTGCGTGGCGGCCGGCGCCCTCGGCCCCCTCGAGGCGCTCGCCCGCGCCGTCTCGTCCACGGCGGCCGAGGCCTCCGCCCCCCGCCCGCCCGTCGTCGACCTCGTGGGCGACGGCATCCCGCTTTCCCCCGCCGAGTACGCGACGCTTCTCGCGCGCCTCACCCAGGAGGGCCTCGCCGCTGACGAGTACTCGCGCGGCGGCGCCGTCGAGGCGCTGGAAGCGCAGTTCGCGAAGCTCCTCGGCACCGAGGCCGCCGTCTTCATGCCGACCGGCACCCTCGCGAACCATCTCGCCGTCCGGACGCTCGCAGGGCCGCGCCGCAGGGTGGCGGTGCAGGAGACGAGCCACTTCTACAACGACTCGGGCGACTGCGCGCAGACGCTCTCGACCCTCAACCTCGTGCCGCTCGCCCCGGGCGAGGCGACGTTCAAGTGGGAGGACGTCGACCGGCTCCTCTCGCGCACCGCGTCGGGGCGCGTCGCCACCTCCGTCGGAGCCATCTCCATCGAGTCGCCCGTGAGGCGGCTCCGAAACCAGGCCTTCGACGTCGCGGAGATGGAGCGGATCTCGAAGGAGGCGCGCGCCCGCGGAATCGGCCTCCACCTCGACGGCGCCCGCCTCTTCGCCGCCGCCGCCGTCTCCGGGCGCGCCCCGGCGGAGTACGCCGCCCTCTTCGACACCGTCTACGTCTCCCTCTGGAAGTGCTTCAACGCCGCCGGCGGCGCCGTGCTCGCGGGACGCAAGGCCCTCCTCGCCGACATGTACCACGCGCGGCGCATGTTCGGCGGCGCCCTCTGGAACGCCTGGCCGTACGCGGCCGTCGCCTCCCACTACGCAGAGGGTTACCTCGAGCGCCTCCGCCGCGCGTTCGCGGTGGCGGACGACCTCGTCGCCCGCCTCGCTTCCGACCCAGAACTCGAGGCGAAGAAGATCCCCGGCGGCACCAGCGTCTTCCTCCTCCGCCCCCGTCGCGCCGACCCCGAGCGGATGCGCAAGCGCCTCGCGCAGGAGGGAATCGTCCTCCCGCCGCCCCAGGACGGGGCCTTCTGGCCCCGCGTCAACGAGACGCTCGCGGGGGCCTCGGCGGCGGAGCTCGCCGCGTCGATTCAACGGGCGGCCGTGGTGGCCGGGCCAGCGCCCGGGTGA
- a CDS encoding nucleotidyl transferase AbiEii/AbiGii toxin family protein: protein MTRLETALRLAAEGLREARLRWAVVGGLAVSARAEPRTTRDVDLAVAVDGDTQAEAALYRLQNHGFAVVSVVEQAALHRLATARLRSSDQRIRGILVDILFASSGIESELVERAEEIEIVPGLSVPVARIGHLLALKALARNDRDRPQDLDDIRALLREATIDDVDEARGAVRLIEERGFSRGRRLSEEFEALVAKKAT, encoded by the coding sequence ATGACCAGGCTCGAGACGGCCCTGCGCCTCGCTGCAGAGGGCCTGCGCGAGGCGCGGCTCAGGTGGGCCGTCGTCGGGGGGCTGGCGGTCAGCGCCCGGGCCGAGCCACGCACGACGCGCGACGTCGACCTTGCCGTCGCGGTCGACGGTGACACCCAGGCCGAGGCCGCTCTCTATCGGCTCCAGAACCACGGTTTCGCGGTCGTCTCGGTCGTCGAGCAGGCCGCCCTGCACCGGCTCGCCACCGCTCGGCTCCGATCCTCCGATCAGCGGATCCGCGGGATCCTGGTCGACATCCTCTTCGCTTCCTCCGGCATCGAGTCCGAGCTGGTCGAGCGCGCCGAGGAGATCGAGATCGTTCCGGGTCTTTCCGTTCCCGTCGCTCGAATCGGACATCTGCTCGCGCTGAAGGCGCTCGCTCGAAACGACCGCGATCGCCCCCAGGACCTCGACGACATCCGCGCCCTTCTTCGCGAAGCCACGATCGACGACGTGGACGAGGCCCGCGGCGCCGTCCGGCTGATCGAGGAGCGCGGCTTCTCTCGCGGCCGAAGGCTCTCCGAAGAGTTCGAGGCGCTCGTGGCGAAGAAGGCGACGTGA
- a CDS encoding nucleotidyltransferase domain-containing protein — translation MAAVARRGPAPVFATVSGAHLYGFASPDSDVDLRGAFLLPLRDVLGLHPSPETSTVAEKSPVDLDWVAHDLRKFARLLTSHNGYVLEQLFSPLVVVSTPAFEELRDLGRGCVTRPTVRHYLGFARGRRQRLREPAPTVKHLLYAYRVLLTGIHMMRTGEVVANLASLERIFSVEGLLTLMERKRAGAETMALAEGELEEHEKRLDALDEELCAAHERSSLPDVPTTAAALEDLVVRLRLAGADSAPGVRRAAP, via the coding sequence CTGGCAGCTGTCGCCCGTCGCGGTCCGGCCCCCGTCTTTGCAACCGTCAGCGGCGCGCATCTCTATGGCTTCGCCTCGCCCGACAGCGATGTCGACCTCCGCGGGGCGTTCCTTCTTCCCCTGCGCGACGTCCTCGGGCTTCACCCCTCTCCCGAGACGTCCACGGTCGCCGAGAAGAGCCCGGTCGACCTCGACTGGGTCGCACACGACCTGCGGAAGTTCGCGAGGCTCCTGACGAGCCACAACGGGTACGTCCTCGAGCAGCTCTTTTCTCCGCTCGTCGTCGTGTCGACCCCCGCTTTCGAGGAACTCCGCGACCTCGGCCGCGGCTGCGTGACGCGGCCCACCGTGCGGCACTACCTCGGTTTCGCCCGCGGGCGACGCCAGCGGCTTCGCGAGCCCGCCCCGACGGTCAAGCACCTTCTCTATGCCTACCGGGTCCTTCTGACTGGCATTCACATGATGCGGACGGGGGAGGTCGTCGCGAACCTCGCTTCGCTCGAGAGGATCTTCTCCGTCGAGGGCCTTCTCACGCTGATGGAGCGGAAGCGGGCCGGGGCCGAAACGATGGCCCTCGCCGAGGGCGAGCTTGAGGAGCACGAGAAGCGCCTCGACGCGCTCGACGAGGAGCTGTGCGCCGCGCACGAGAGGAGCTCGCTCCCCGATGTGCCGACCACGGCGGCGGCGCTGGAGGACCTCGTCGTCCGGCTGCGGCTGGCGGGAGCCGACTCCGCGCCTGGCGTCCGTCGCGCGGCGCCGTAG
- a CDS encoding divalent-cation tolerance protein CutA codes for MSTPVTLALTTVGSEEDAARIARHLVETKAAACVSIVAPVRSFYVWKGVFQDEREWLLLIKTSRPAGEVRDLLRAVHPYEVPEFLAFPASYADEAYAKWVAEGSGGA; via the coding sequence ATGAGCACGCCCGTGACGCTCGCCCTGACGACCGTCGGCTCCGAGGAGGACGCCGCCCGCATCGCCCGCCACCTCGTCGAGACGAAGGCCGCCGCCTGCGTCTCGATCGTCGCGCCCGTCCGGTCGTTCTACGTCTGGAAGGGCGTGTTCCAGGACGAGAGGGAGTGGCTCCTCCTGATCAAGACGTCGCGGCCGGCCGGGGAGGTGCGCGACCTCCTCCGCGCCGTTCACCCCTACGAGGTCCCGGAGTTCCTCGCCTTCCCGGCGAGCTATGCCGACGAGGCGTACGCGAAGTGGGTTGCGGAGGGAAGCGGGGGGGCGTGA
- a CDS encoding pantoate--beta-alanine ligase encodes MKTVANVFDLRSALAAWREKGQRIAFVPTMGALHAGHLALVDHARKSAGKVVVSIFVNPTQFGPGEDFERYPRDLDADSEKLREAGADLLFAPPVDVIYPPGFATTIHVAGVSEGMEGARRPGHFDGVATVVARLLCLVLPDVAVFGQKDAQQCAVVMRLVADLGLPVEVRVAPTVRESDGLAMSSRNAYLSPAERKAAPALFRALLVAQLVHELGEKKAEKVLKAFRLALETEPLVTLDSADLVDAATMRPVERIDRSVLLAVAVKLGRTRLIDNVVFGG; translated from the coding sequence GTGAAGACCGTCGCGAACGTCTTCGACCTCCGGAGCGCCCTCGCCGCCTGGCGCGAGAAGGGGCAGCGCATCGCGTTCGTCCCGACGATGGGGGCGCTCCACGCCGGCCACCTCGCCCTCGTCGATCACGCCCGCAAGTCCGCCGGGAAGGTCGTCGTCTCCATCTTCGTGAACCCGACGCAGTTCGGGCCCGGAGAAGACTTCGAACGCTACCCGCGCGACCTCGACGCCGATTCGGAGAAGCTCCGCGAGGCCGGGGCCGACCTCCTCTTCGCGCCGCCCGTCGACGTGATCTACCCGCCCGGCTTCGCCACCACCATCCACGTCGCCGGCGTCTCGGAGGGAATGGAAGGCGCACGCCGCCCCGGGCACTTCGACGGCGTCGCCACGGTCGTCGCCCGCCTGCTCTGTCTCGTCCTCCCCGACGTCGCCGTCTTCGGCCAGAAGGACGCCCAGCAGTGCGCCGTCGTGATGCGCCTCGTCGCGGACCTCGGCCTCCCGGTGGAGGTCCGGGTCGCCCCGACCGTCCGCGAGAGCGACGGCCTCGCGATGTCGTCGCGCAACGCCTACCTGTCGCCGGCCGAACGGAAGGCCGCCCCGGCCCTCTTCCGCGCCCTCCTCGTCGCCCAGCTCGTCCACGAGCTGGGGGAAAAGAAGGCCGAGAAGGTCCTCAAGGCGTTCCGGCTCGCCCTCGAGACCGAGCCCCTCGTCACCCTCGACTCCGCCGACCTCGTCGACGCCGCCACGATGCGGCCCGTCGAGAGGATCGACCGTTCCGTCCTCCTCGCCGTGGCCGTGAAGCTCGGCCGGACCCGTCTCATCGACAACGTCGTCTTCGGGGGGTGA
- a CDS encoding PLP-dependent transferase translates to MNETRVPGFPTLCIHAGQEPEPVTGAVSVPIFQTSTYAQDALGAPRGCFEYARSKNPTRAALEELLAALEGGAAAHAFASGQAALSGLATAHLQSGDHVVVSRGSYGGTWRYFTKVLANFGVSFSWVDTTDLDAVRAALTPSTRMLFVETPANPTMELSDLAALAEVAREATARNGAKVRLAVDNTFATPFFQRPLALGADAVVHSTTKYLNGHSDSVGGAVVSATAEDAARVGFVQNAAGAILSPFDSFLVTRGIKTLAVRMRAHDDNGRAVAAFLAVHPDVKAVFYPGLPSHPQHALASRQLSGFGGMVSFDLGSREAAKSFLDRLRLFTLAESLGGVESLAGHPASMSHGSLSPEERAARGITEGLVRLSVGIEDVDDLLADLARGLEGE, encoded by the coding sequence ATGAACGAGACGAGAGTCCCCGGGTTCCCAACGCTCTGCATCCACGCGGGGCAGGAGCCGGAGCCTGTCACCGGAGCCGTCTCGGTCCCCATCTTCCAGACCTCCACCTACGCGCAGGACGCCCTCGGCGCCCCCCGCGGCTGCTTCGAGTACGCGCGCTCGAAGAACCCGACCCGCGCCGCCCTCGAGGAGCTGCTCGCCGCCCTCGAGGGGGGCGCCGCCGCCCACGCCTTCGCCTCGGGCCAGGCCGCGCTCTCCGGTCTCGCGACGGCGCACCTTCAGAGCGGCGACCACGTCGTCGTCAGCCGCGGCAGCTACGGCGGCACGTGGCGCTACTTCACGAAGGTCCTCGCGAACTTCGGCGTCTCCTTCTCGTGGGTCGACACGACCGACCTCGACGCCGTCCGCGCCGCGCTCACCCCGTCCACCCGGATGCTCTTCGTCGAGACCCCCGCGAACCCGACGATGGAGCTCTCCGACCTCGCCGCCCTCGCCGAGGTCGCCCGCGAGGCGACCGCCCGAAACGGCGCGAAGGTCCGCCTCGCCGTCGACAACACCTTCGCGACCCCCTTCTTCCAGCGTCCCCTCGCCCTCGGGGCCGACGCCGTCGTCCACTCCACGACGAAGTACCTCAACGGCCACTCCGACTCCGTCGGCGGCGCCGTCGTCTCGGCGACGGCCGAGGACGCCGCCCGCGTCGGCTTCGTCCAGAACGCGGCCGGGGCGATCCTCTCCCCGTTCGACTCCTTCCTCGTCACCCGCGGCATCAAGACGCTCGCCGTCCGCATGCGCGCCCACGACGACAACGGCCGCGCCGTCGCCGCCTTCCTCGCCGTCCACCCGGACGTGAAAGCGGTCTTCTACCCGGGTCTTCCCTCCCACCCGCAGCACGCCCTCGCCTCGCGCCAGCTGTCGGGCTTCGGCGGCATGGTCTCGTTCGACCTCGGCTCCCGCGAGGCCGCGAAGAGCTTCCTCGACCGCCTCCGCCTCTTCACGCTCGCCGAGTCGCTCGGCGGCGTCGAGAGCCTCGCCGGCCACCCCGCCTCCATGTCCCACGGCAGCCTCTCCCCCGAGGAGCGCGCCGCCCGCGGCATCACCGAGGGCCTCGTCCGCCTCTCGGTCGGGATCGAGGACGTGGACGACCTGCTCGCGGACCTGGCGCGGGGGCTGGAGGGGGAGTAG
- a CDS encoding type II toxin-antitoxin system PemK/MazF family toxin, with the protein MRLERGTVVLVDLDPTIGHEQKNVRPCVIVSDPVIAADQRYALVGVVPLTGTEGRGALYPKVSAGSGGLRKDSWALTDQVRSIDKRRIVAAYRPLDPAVMEAIDEGLRLFLGLGTGQQET; encoded by the coding sequence GTGCGGCTCGAACGCGGCACCGTCGTCCTCGTCGACCTCGACCCGACCATCGGGCACGAACAGAAGAACGTCCGGCCCTGCGTCATCGTCAGTGACCCCGTCATTGCCGCAGACCAGCGCTACGCCCTCGTCGGCGTCGTGCCCCTCACGGGGACGGAGGGACGCGGCGCGCTCTACCCGAAGGTATCGGCCGGCTCCGGCGGGCTGCGAAAGGACTCGTGGGCGCTGACCGACCAGGTTCGGTCCATCGACAAGCGCCGCATCGTCGCGGCCTATCGTCCGCTCGACCCCGCCGTGATGGAAGCGATAGACGAGGGCCTCCGGCTGTTCCTCGGCCTGGGCACGGGGCAGCAGGAGACCTGA
- a CDS encoding nucleotidyltransferase domain-containing protein gives MVDLDRDTVFVALAGSQAHGTDREGSDVDLRGVFVAPVALRLSLFQSVGQLEGPLRGGVGAAVHGRLLAHSSASRGVSVRTECVLYDVAKFLSLRRCQPERAGDSLRRRTGLDVRDPDLAPPPPRTLPIPLAEGPADVPGICDGAAEEDRYPPVVAPPATEGEADARGIRASGRRDAEPRRP, from the coding sequence ATGGTCGACCTCGACCGGGACACCGTTTTCGTCGCGCTCGCCGGCAGCCAGGCGCACGGGACGGACCGCGAGGGGTCGGACGTAGACCTGCGAGGCGTCTTCGTCGCGCCGGTTGCTCTGCGCCTGTCGCTCTTTCAATCCGTCGGGCAGCTCGAGGGACCGCTCCGCGGGGGCGTCGGCGCGGCAGTGCACGGACGCCTTCTGGCACATTCCTCCGCCTCCCGCGGTGTTTCCGTGAGGACCGAGTGCGTCCTCTACGACGTCGCGAAGTTCCTCTCTCTGCGCCGCTGCCAACCCGAACGCGCTGGAGATTCTCTTCGCCGACGAACGGGATTGGATGTACGAGACCCCGACCTGGCGCCGCCTCCACCGCGAACGCTACCGATTCCTCTCGCAGAAGGTCCAGCAGACGTACCTGGGATATGCGATGGCGCAGCTGAAGAGGATCGGTACCCACCGGTCGTGGCTCCTCCGGCCACCGAAGGAGAAGCCGACGCGAGAGGCATTCGGGCTTCCGGACGCCGCGACGCTGAGCCCCGACGACCGTGA